The Plasmodium knowlesi strain H genome assembly, chromosome: 5 genome has a window encoding:
- a CDS encoding KIR protein: protein MADSDQLPSDLRYDVFKSRRNETCTQRNSTPECDEQLIGRVWKALRKFQINDNDKKLAKDIVSNGYYACSTPKGGGIPEYSDLCHWFYYWLGDQMKVKLSGNTLSYTPNVVMRDIYQELGGVSCSEACTNLYDDISSWDTVEWAKDLFDYVYDINFWSGDQSCRNILSSGKYAIQFSGAKTAYDLLCEICVEDDSKNDKYCKKFKSKYWDSSIKKFKTWPPDNLPKLTCTEGASLNPGTLERGHLAILPGMGKGDSLPLPSELVYTVFDADGDCPLKASNPRCDAALIGNIGRKLGTLGIEPKGNLATVIVRNHYHACTQAKTVTADYYNYCHFLYYWLGDKIKNNFNGRGLHEAMQTVYGNLASAGKCNNNCTNLYPDMSKSNFDERKTIFDYAYNYTTSRKDGEGKKYTCSLDCDQYLQEVKEAYLKVKDSCNGHNTSNGRWCKEFTQEYRNYFDGDQPILTCKTECEPEPPTMKDLGILLSGGAYDEFNDNWRTYNGVGSTAALKSSLRNLLGRYLETSDCTDKVASAWYYMTDVMDKTHNRYYKDRCEYFYYWLGDLVSSKLKINGGTTSFSKAMNELYAALQKLPGSKGACPAINTSDNVDSALFNSRKKIFDFHRHYENIKEMLGRSGNQCNNTFGTYVDHTKSAYTAVEGDSGGSSNEYWNEFWKRHKGDIIGEITNLTCQPASPKKPSAGDDFDLGDAVVDGGNVELPKADIDVSGPKVDIDVPDVNIEGPEGKLKGPKVKGDVDVSLPKVEEAADGNSGSIVGSVSGGLATVGLPAVGFFLYKYTDVFDGIKKFLFGGLSNNTGGRNRGRGRRSTLRSDLNTTYSDHDYDGISTIGGSDSMSESITDTSNYSLPYTTSSYR, encoded by the exons ATGGCGGACTCAGATCAGCTACCCTCTGATTTAAGGTACGATGTGTTCAAGAGTAGGAGGAATGAAACCTGCACTCAGAGGAATAGTACTCCGGAGTGTGATGAACAATTAATAGGGAGAGTGTGGAAGGCTTTAAGGAAGTTCCAAATTAATGACAATGATAAGAAGTTGGCCAAGGATATAGTGAGCAACGGCTATTATGCATGTAGCACGCCAAAAGGAGGAGGCATCCCTGAATATTCTGACCTTTGTCATTGGTTTTATTATTGGTTAGGTGACCAAATGAAGGTGAAGCTAAGTGGGAATACTTTAAGTTACACACCTAACGTAGTCATGCGGGACATTTATCAGGAACTGGGGGGTGTATCATGTAGTGAGGCATGCACCAATTTGTATGATGATATTAGTAGCTGGGATACTGTAGAATGGGCTAAAGATTTGTTCGACTATGTCTATGACATCAATTTCTGGAGTGGGGATCAGAGCTGTAGAAATATTCTCTCTAGTGGGAAATATGCGATACAGTTCAGTGGAGCTAAAACAGCATATGACTTACTGTGTGAAATTTGTGTGGAGGATGATAGTAAGAATGATAAgtattgtaaaaaatttaaaagtaaATACTGGGATAGTAGTATTAAGAAGTTTAAGACGTGGCCACCAGATAATCTTCCAAAATTAACATGCACCGAAGGTGCTTCCCTGAATCCAGGGACCCTAGAGCGGGGTCATCTGGCAATATTACCG GGAATGGGAAAGGGAGATTCACTTCCACTACCCTCCGAATTAGTATACACTGTGTTTGATGCAGATGGGGATTGTCCACTGAAGGCTAGTAATCCAAGGTGTGATGCAGCACTAATAGGGAATATAGGGAGAAAATTAGGAACGTTAGGAATTGAGCCTAAGGGAAACCTTGCCACGGTAATTGTGAGGAACCACTATCATGCATGCACGCAAGCGAAGACCGTCACAGCAGATTACTATAACTATTGTCACTTCCTTTATTACTGGCTTGgggataaaataaagaacaatTTTAATGGCCGCGGACTCCATGAAGCCATGCAAACAGTTTATGGTAATCTGGCGAGCGCAGGTAAATGCAATAATAATTGCACCAATTTATATCCTGATATGAGTAAGAGCAATTTCGACGAACGGAAAACAATATTCGATTATGCTTATAATTATACTACTTCACGAAAGGACGGAGAGGGTAAGAAATATACATGTAGTTTAGACTGTGACCAGTATTTGCAGGAAGTTAAGGAGGCATATTTGAAGGTAAAGGATAGTTGTAATGGACATAATACTAGTAATGGAAGGTGGTGTAAAGAATTTACGCAGGAATATAGGAATTACTTCGATGGGGATCAACCGATATTGACTTGCAAGACGGAGTGCGAACCGGAACCACCAACG ATGAAGGATTTGGGAATATTACTTTCAGGTGGTGCGTATGATGAGTTCAATGATAATTGGAGAACATACAACGGCGTAGGGTCTACGGCTGCATTGAAGAGCAGTTTGCGCAATTTATTGGGGAGATATTTGGAGACTTCTGATTGCACAGATAAGGTTGCAAGTGCGTGGTATTATATGACAGATGTAATGGATAAAACGCATAACCGGTACTATAAAGATCGttgtgaatatttttattactgGTTAGGGGATCTTGTATCatcgaaattaaaaataaacggGGGAACCACTTCCTTCTCGAAGGCGATGAATGAACTTTACGCAGCTTTGCAGAAGTTACCCGGTAGTAAGGGTGCGTGCCCCGCTATTAACACTAGCGATAATGTCGACAGTGCCCTCTTCAatagtagaaaaaaaatattcgacTTCCACCGTCACTATGAAAATATTAAGGAAATGCTAGGCAGAAGTGGAAATCAGTGTAATAATACATTTGGCACTTACGTGGATCACACGAAATCAGCATATACAGCTGTAGAGGGGGACAGCGGAGGGAGCTCTAATGAATACTGGAACGAATTCTGGAAAAGGCATAAGGGAGATATTATTGGGGAAATAACCAATTTAACGTGCCAACCTGCCTCTCCCAAGAAACCTTCTGCTGGAGACGACTTTGATCTTGGCGATGCCGTCGTCGATGGGGGTAATG TTGAATTGCCTAAGGCGGATATAGACGTATCAGGTCCGAAGGTCGATATAGACGTTCCTGATGTTAATATAGAAGGTCCGGAAGGTAAATTAAAAGGTCCAAAGGTGAAAGGGGACGTGGATGTATCATTACCtaaagtggaagaagctgCTGACGGAAACAGTGGTAGTATTGTTGGTTCTGTGTCTGGTGGATTAGCAACAGTTGGATTACCAGCAGttggtttctttttatacaaa tatactgatgtatttgatggaataaaaaaattcctctttGGTGGACTCAGTAATAAtacaggaggaaggaataggggaagaggaagaagatctaCCCTTCGAAGTGATTTAAACACAACATACTCAGACCACGACTACGATGGCATTTCTACCATCGGTGGATCAGATTCCATGTCAGAATCCATAACGGATACATCGAACTATTCTCTTCCATATACCACTTCTTCTTATAGATGA
- a CDS encoding zinc finger protein, putative: protein MACTPLLSEEDLYRFRTKQCLRLAKGGCEFGLDRCQYSHSAEWIRRCPYYISLPSYLRYIPVVCPFFMKKGKQTDQDEEHRSAIFRNSLFLTNKDGSVNNNFYKYIEEKNQSKCPLGVECPLAHSQEEIDYHPLLYKTKRCEDYMHAKCKRYYCPNLHGLAEQRKIKEYFIPFCSKIDIPPYPNVTVVSKIQYGSFKGQNQGRSNGKETTSEQQRCNSTSPSFNYPHGKNNNSHMGGNRMTATRGNKSVDVKYNSIKIPYHENKLLSLQNFNNHDKRLSTYCYDHHYNTYENNTLTREKKKNSIFSYLNNYDYKYTLYLNILQKFMHLFNLDISDMDSGLPMGGQFPSHVQDPLWGCDPSNEYPGKKNPSGVSLSEQNDTPIWSSNLEGLPKEDTHLQLPKGNIFLNKKYSHILDHIINKNLELTKNKIRESNHSAKSTYTDIEDNLYKTTSNDNSNACASFNQHLDNQMMTPEESDNETYESFLNLLTHVMCLLYFTTDSRAHSSFDLYTHELAKRIHCESKKMRDISMEKYLPSTIKELI from the exons ATGGCGTGCACCCCCCTGCTGAGCGAAGAGGACCTATACCGTTTCCGCACGAAGCAGTGCCTGCGGCTGGCTAAGGGGGGGTGCGAATTCGGGCTGGACCGATGTCAGTACAGTCATAGCGCAGAGTGGATCAGGAGGTGCCCGTACTACATCTCCTTGCCGTCCTACCTGAGGTATATCCCTGTGGTATGTcccttttttatgaaaaagggaaaacagaCTGACCAGGATGAAGAACACCGAAGCGCCATTTTCAGAAACTCTCTGTTCCTCACAAATAAAGATGGAAGtgtgaataataatttttacaaatatatTGAGGAGAAGAATCAGAGCAAGTGTCCACTAGGGGTTGAATGTCCACTGGCTCACAGCCAAGAAGAAATCGATTACCACCCTTTGCTATACAAAACGAAAAGGTGTGAAGATTATATGCATGCCAAATGTAAGAGGTACTACTGTCCTAATTTACATGGTCTAGCGgaacagagaaaaataaaggagtATTTCATCCCCTTCTGCAGCAAAATAGACATCCCCCCTTACCCTAACGTTACCGTAGTGAGTAAAATACAATATGGTTCTTTTAAGGGACAGAATCAGGGCAGGAGTAATGGCAAGGAGACTACGTCAGAACAGCAAAGGTGTAACTCCACTTCTCCCTCCTTTAACTACCcacatgggaaaaataataattctcACATGGGTGGAAACAGAATGACAGCTACcaggggaaataaaagtgTTGACGTCAAGTATAACTCGATCAAAATTCCCTACCATGAGAATAAATTGCTCTCCTTGCAAAATTTCAACAACCATGATAAAAGACTCAGCACCTACTGCTATGATCACCATTATAATACCTACGAGAATAATACCTTaacaagggaaaagaaaaaaaattccattttttcttaccttaATAATTATGACTATAAGTACACTTTATATTTaaacattttgcaaaagtttATGCACCTTTTCAATTTGGACATTTCAGACATGGATTCGGGTCTTCCCATGGGGGGACAATTTCCTAGCCACGTGCAGGACCCCCTATGGGGGTGCGACCCTTCCAACGAGTACCCCGGGAAGAAAAACCCCTCTGGTGTTAGCCTCTCTGAACAGAATGATACACCCATCTGGAGCAGCAATTTAGAGGGCCTTCCTAAAGAGGACACCCATCTGCAGTTGCCAAAGGGTAACATTTTCCtcaacaaaaaatattctcaCATTCTAGATCatataattaataaaaatttggaacttacgaaaaataaaattagagAAAGTAACCACTCAGCCAAGAGTACCTACACGGACATAGAAGACAATTTATACAAGACCACCTCCAACGATAATAGCAATGCCTGCGCATCCTTCAATCAACATTTGGACAACCAGATGATGACCCCCGAGGAGAGCGACAACGAAACCTATGAaagctttttaaatttgctcACCCATGTCATGTGTTTGCTTTACTTCACCACCGACTCCAGGGCTCACTCATCCTTCGATCTGTACACACATGAGCTGGCCAAGCGG ATTCACTGTGagagtaaaaaaatgagggaCATCAGCATGGAAAAGTACCTGCCCAGTACCATAAAGGAGCTCATTTAG
- a CDS encoding dynactin subunit 6, putative → MSNDKLVKLFSLNLGTKGMGEKERLSPMGGSEHASNGSHTSGGVENQSNSFVDWGSVRASTNDSCTSIKSEQLNPYKRVNSLSEYVYKFKKLAHEGRTTAGDSNIFRKFNTNRRKINSSDSWDRSSAQSAHPSAAHFCGNNLAATSPITSPVTSFNTPVGISSKTSRSDSNSHLEFKSIPSGTSANGETEILPDQVEEYFRPNKDFPFSDEEDATISSRPHLLHNCRMFKSHMSIDSSPLCSYLNSIGRLETKGSNAGIATLSRVRGPFQSKDPPLGKTGSQITNLEEDVEREKFVRGPLPTECGMDEKEVSKFFKIAIVHSRVISRHKQNTRKKVRKIFYKYRKMCITVQMSKYKCENLLKGLTYSGNKTLIKNIEQNKNYIYNKKIMNCLFKFFLDYIFSFYFMRNTNWVEARRGAFMRYVNGHILQLLRISRFYRGPSNGKPFPPFKNQHGSDAPESMKEENNHKSKIQLVGRSLAKPSYLLATPDSNVTVGSGNILFPGCYISSPVGHIYIGDNNLFEDNITIINYGNIDMYIGNYNIFRSGTCITNAPTIGDHNYFDYKCSISNSSVGSRSYIRANLFEEKKRDADMHPFRYCNTVTDMSPGFVDENMNEIKFRYDHISSST, encoded by the exons ATGAGCAACGACAAGTTGGTGAAGCTATTTTCCCTAAACCTGGGTACCAAGGggatgggggaaaaagaaaggctTTCACCCATGGGGGGATCAGAACATGCTTCTAACGGATCCCATACGTCAGGCGGGGTGGAAAATCAATCAAACAGTTTCGTGGATTGGGGTTCAGTCAGAGCGTCCACAAACGATTCGTGTACTTCCATAAAGAGTGAACAACTGAATCCATATAAGCGCGTGAACTCACTGAGTGAGTACGTgtacaaatttaaaaagttgGCCCATGAAGGGAGAACAACAGCTGGGGATAGCAACATATTTAGGAAGTTTAACACGAACCGCCGGAAAATAAATTCGTCGGATTCGTGGGACCGTTCCAGTGCCCAATCTGCGCATCCCTCCGCTGCGCATTTCTGCGGTAACAATTTGGCCGCTACATCGCCGATAACGTCGCCGGTAACGTCGTTCAATACACCAGTGGGTATTTCATCGAAGACTTCACGCTCAGACTCAAATTCCCATTTAGAGTTCAAATCGATACCAAGCGGAACGAGTGCCAACGGAGAAACAGAGATTTTGCCTGATCAAGTGGAAGAGTACTTTAGACCTAACAAggattttccattttctgatgaagaagatgctACCATTTCTTCTCGCCCCCATCTTCTACATAACTGTAGGATGTTCAAATCGCATATGAGCATAGATTCTTCCCCATTGTGTTCTTATTTGAATAGCATTGGTCGGTTAGAAACCAAAGGGAGCAATGCAGGGATAGCTACCCTGAGCAGAGTTAGAGGACCATTCCAGAGCAAGGATCCCCCCTTGGGTAAAACTGGTTCACAGATAACCAACCTTG AGGAAGACGTTGAGAGGGAGAAATTTGTCCGGGGACCTTTACCAACAGAATGTGGAATGGACGAGAAGGAAGTGAGCAAGTTCTTCAAGATTGCCATTGTGCACAGCAGAGTGATAAGTAGACATAAACAAaatacaaggaaaaaagtgagaaaaatattttacaaatatAGGAAAATGTGTATAACTGTCCAAATGAGTAAatataaatgtgaaaatttatTGAAAGGGTTAACATATAGTGGAAATAAAAcattgataaaaaatatagaacaaaataaaaattatatttataataagAAAATCATGAATTGCctttttaagtttttcctGGACtatatcttttctttttactttatGCGGAACACCAACTGGGTCGAAGCAAGAAGGGGGGCCTTCATGCGTTATGTGAATGGGCACATTTTGCAGCTTTTGCGAATTAGCCGTTTTTACAGGGGTCCTTCGAACGGGAAGCCATTTCCCCCATTTAAAAATCAACACGGAAGTGATGCACCAGAGAGTATGAAAGAGGAAAACAACCACAAAAGTAAGATTCAATTAGTAGGGAGAAGCTTAGCCAAACCTTCATACCTCTTAGCCACCCCAGATAGTAACGTAACTGTAGGCAGTGGCAACATTTTATTTCCAGGATGCTATATCAGTTCACCGGTGGGGCACATCTACATCGGCGACAACAATTTATTTGAGGACAACATAACCATTATCAATTATGGAAATATCGATATGTACATTGGCAATTATAATATATTCCGATCCGGGACATGCATAACAAATGCCCCCACCATAGGGGATCATAATTACTTTGACTATAAGT GTTCCATATCCAATAGCAGCGTTGGCTCTCGTTCATATATTCGGGCTAACTTGtttgaggagaaaaagagggaTGCGGACATGCACCCTTTCAGGTATTGCAACACTGTAACCGATATGTCTCCTGGATTCGTCGAC gaaaacatgaacgaaataaaattcAGATATGACCACATAAGTAGCTCCACATAA
- a CDS encoding U4/U6.U5 small nuclear ribonucleoprotein, putative has product MFNSFFKRKRTEPEEPSGENENTDGANSKGINNHDDGREGYAMQDDGPSDGDRKRKQQKGREDNDEGEYIHDRRNDIFHKKRKDGQPNASLGRIDDVMGVERSSRSCSKSERSRDAHRRKRRRSRSSSERSRNRSLSRSRSRHRKRHRSRDRHKHRQRHRHRSRSGGKESDRSSDGERGRDRDRDRHRHKHRHRDRHRDHDRDRERDRDRDRERERDRERNRDRHRHRHRSRSRSRSRHRRRDRDGSTKRHSSGRHDRSSIGSAAKSENQERRVRRNNSPGIDSIDDRYNDVSKRSGRYTHNDDNPSGEYNLKDTVNHHGNTNDKRSGAQEHLKDNRKYSDSSDEDKEEDLSEGELLKRVMGISEFSTTDNKCHNETDLSGVNRRTKRKYRQYMNRRGGFNRPLSPAF; this is encoded by the coding sequence ATGTTTAATTCATTCTTTAAGAGAAAACGTACTGAACCCGAAGAGCCAAgtggggaaaatgaaaacacaGATGGAGCAAATTCGAAGGGAATAAATAACCATGATGATGGCAGAGAGGGTTATGCGATGCAGGATGATGGACCCTCTGATGGGGataggaaaaggaaacaacaaaagggaagagaagatAACGACGAGGGGGAATACATTCACGACAGACGGaatgatatttttcataaaaaaaggaaggacgGCCAACCGAATGCTTCTCTTGGTAGGATAGACGATGTTATGGGTGTGGAGAGGAGCTCGAGATCGTGCTCTAAATCGGAAAGGAGTCGAGACGCGCATAGGCGAAAGCGCAGGAGGAGTAGAAGCAGCAGCGAGAGAAGCCGAAATAGAAGTCTAAGTAGAAGCAGAAGTCGACACAGGAAGAGACACAGAAGCCGAGACAGACACAAGCACCGACAAAGACATCGGCACAGGAGCAGGAGCGGAGGCAAAGAGAGCGACCGAAGCAGCGACGGCGAGAGGGGAAGAGACCGAGACAGAGATAGGCATAGACACAAGCACAGACATAGGGACAGACACAGAGATCACGACAGAGATCGCGAAAGGGATAGAGATAGAGACCGCGAACGTGAGCGTGACCGGGAGCGCAACCGCGACAGGCACAGACACAGGCACCGCAGTCGAAGCCGAAGCCGCAGTAGGCACAGGCGCAGGGATAGGGACGGGAGCACGAAAAGACACTCCAGTGGGAGGCACGACAGAAGTAGCATAGGCAGTGCAGCGAAGTCTGAAAATCAAGAGAGGCGTGTCAGGAGGAACAACTCCCCCGGCATTGACAGCATAGATGACAGATACAATGATGTATCAAAACGGAGTGGCAGATACACACATAATGATGATAACCCATCTGGGGAATACAATTTAAAGGACACAGTTAACCATCATGGTAACACAAACGATAAACGTTCTGGAGCACAAGAGCACTTAAAGGATAATAGAAAATACAGTGACTCCTCTGATGAGGATAAGGAGGAAGATTTATCCGAAGGGGAATTGTTAAAAAGAGTTATGGGCATAAGTGAATTCAGCACGACAGACAACAAATGTCACAACGAGACAGATTTGTCTGGCGTTAATAGAAGGACGAAAAGGAAGTATCGCCAGTATATGAACAGGCGGGGTGGCTTCAACAGACCCCTGTCTCCCGCCTTTTAG
- a CDS encoding BEM46-like protein, putative — translation MKLFKFLWIPVVTVLLLVLVLNGYIYFNQDNLIFAKEKINTKKVRPYGSHFEDVYLDMDDGSKFKCWFVKTKDHEKKPVFLYYLGKGGYIEKYVKLFDMIVQRVDVSIFSCSNRGCGTNEGTPSEEQLYKDALVSFNYLKGKNTKQLFIFGNSMGGAVALETASRHQKDIYGVILENTFLSMKKISEETHPFLNFFLISFDTLIRTKMDNMEKIKKIHIPLLINISEQDEVVPPEHSKILFELSPSKHKFKYLSKKGTHNNIIKVDDGSYHASLKKFVQTAISVREGKEIPEIERPPPAAAV, via the exons atgaagttatTCAAGTTTCTGTGGATTCCCGTGGTTACGGTCTTACTCCTCGTGTTGGTGCTGAATG GCTACATCTATTTCAATCAAGACAATCTTATATTCGCAAAAGAAA AGATTAATACCAAGAAAGTTCGTCCTTATG GAAGTCACTTCGAGGATGTATACCTAGATATGGATGACGGAAGCAAGTTTAAGTG CTGGTTTGTAAAAACGAAAGACCACGAAAAAAAACCTGTGTTCCTTTACTACCTCGGAAAGGGTGGCT ATATCGAGAAGTATGTCAAATTGTTTGACATGATTGTGCAGAGGGTGGACGTTAGCATCTTTTCCTGTTCCAACAGGGG GTGCGGAACGAACGAAGGAACTCCATCTGAGGAACAATTGTACAAGGATGCTCTCGTGTCCTTCAACTACTTGAAGGGGAAGAATACCAAACAGCTGTTCATCTTCGGAAA TTCCATGGGAGGAGCAGTCGCTCTCGAAACGGCATCTAGGCACCAAAAGGAT ATTTACGGCGTGATCCTAGAAAACACATTTCTCagcatgaagaaaatatcggAGGAAACACATCCCTTCttaaatttcttcctcataAGTTTTGATACTTTGATTAGAACCAAAATGGACaatatggagaaaataaaaaaaatacacattcCTCTGTTGATTAACATATCGGAACAG GACGAAGTAGTCCCCCCTGAACATTCGAAGATATTATTTGAG CTCTCCCCAAGCAAGCACAAGTTTAAGTACTTATCCAAGAAAGGGACGCACAACAACATAATAAAGGTGGACGACGGTTCCTATCACGCGTCTTTGAAGAAGTTTGTCCAGACAGCAATCAGTGTGCGCGAGGGGAAAGAAATACCAGAGATAGAACGACCACCACCCGCAGCGGCGGTGTAG
- a CDS encoding 14-3-3 protein, putative, with protein MATSEDLKQLRSDCTYRSKLAEQAERYDEMADAMRTLVEQCVNNDKDELTVEERNLLSVAYKNAVGARRASWRIISSVEQKEMSKANVHNKNIAATYRKKVEEELNNICQDILNLLTKKLIPNTSESESKVFYYKMKGDYYRYISEFSCDEGKKEASNFAQEAYQKATDIAENELPSTHPIRLGLALNYSVFFYEILNQPHQACEMAKRAFDDAITEFDNVSEDSYKDSTLIMQLLRDNLTLWTSDLQGDQTEEKSKDEGLE; from the exons ATGGCAACATCCGAAGATTTAAAGCAGCTAAGGTCCGATTGTACCTACCGATCCAAGTTGGCAGAGCAGGCCGAGAGATATGACG AAATGGCCGACGCGATGAGAACCCTAGTGGAGCAGTGCGTGAACAACGACAAGGATGAGTTGACCGTCGAAGAGAGGAACCTCCTG TCCGTTGCGTACAAAAACGCCGTCGGTGCGAGAAGAGCCTCATGGAGAATAATTTCCAGCGTTGAGCAGAAAGAAATGAGCAAGGCAAACGTGCACAACAAGAACATAGCGGCCACGTACAGGAAGAAAGTGGAAGAAGAGCTAAATAACATATGCCAGGATATCCTAAACTTGCTCACGAAAAAGCTAATACCAAATACGTCTGAAAGTGAGAGCAAAGTGTTCTACTACAAAATGAAGGGAGATTATTACAGATATATTAGCGAATTTTCTTGcgatgaaggaaagaaagaagcatCTAACTTTGCACAAGAAGCTTACCAGAAGGCAACTGACATTGCAGAAAATGAACTTCCATCGACGCACCCCATACGTTTAGGTCTTGCATTGAATTACTCAGTTTTCTTTTATGAGATTTTAAATCAGCCTCACCAGGCATGTGAAATGGCCAAGCGTGCCTTCGACGATGCCATCACCGAATTCGACAACGTAAGCGAGGACTCGTACAAGGACTCCACGTTGATTATGCAGTTGCTACGGGATAACTTAACCTTGTGGACTTCGGACTTACAGGGAGACCAGACGGAAG AGAAATCAAAGGATGAAGGTCTCGAGTAA
- a CDS encoding zinc finger protein, putative codes for MSSEKNATTPTPVLCENNCGFYGNPANNNLCSKCYREFQEKKKKEISDMEKINEKNITENLHNYKKINSLMDPSYISNKKIEAEKPPFMKNENPLPQEQESTSTNININNVEKENKDNNDSNENPSVSISSNVVPSATKDESSSSNVNEAEDKNKCFFCCKRIGLLGIKCRCNHYFCSLHRYADAHNCTFDYKNYHKQQLIKNNVKVVADKVKKI; via the exons ATGAGTTCCGAGAAAAACGCAACCACG CCAACCCCGGTGTTGTGCGAGAACAACTGCGGGTTCTACGGGAACCCCGCGAACAACAACTTGTGCTCAAAATGTTATCGAGAGTTccaagaaaagaagaaaaaagaaatatcggacatggagaaaataaacgaaaaaaatattacagaAAATTTgcataattacaaaaaaataaatagtcTAATGGATCCAAGTTATATAAGCAATAAAAAGATTGAAGCCGAGAAGCCCCCttttatgaaaaatgaaaaccccCTACCTCAGGAGCAGGAATCCACCTCAACTAACATAAATATAAACAAcgtcgaaaaggaaaacaaggATAATAATGATAGTAACGAAAATCCAAGCGTAAGTATCTCTAGCAATGTTGTTCCCAGCGCAACAAAGGATGAGAGCAGTAGTAGCAATGTGAACGAAGCTGAGGACAAGAATAAATGCTTCTTCTGTTGCAAGCGTATTGGACTGTTGGGAATTAAGTGCAGATGCAACCACTACTTCTGCTCTCTTCACAGATATGCTGATGCGCATAACTGCACTTTTGATTATAAAAACTATCACAAGCAacagttaataaaaaataacgtcAAGGTTGTTGCAGACAAGgtcaagaaaatataa